Proteins encoded together in one Atribacteraceae bacterium window:
- a CDS encoding aspartate kinase, with amino-acid sequence MSFIVQKYGGSSVADIEKIRFVASKIKKYHWKGHQLVVVVSAMGKTTDQLLRMAASVHPRPPERELDMLLATGEQISVSLLSIALEALGVRSISLTGGQAGIITSEFYTKAKILRIHNDRIMSYLRERQVVIVAGFQGKTSNGDITTLGRGGSDTTACALAAALGADICEIFTDVNGVYTADPRIVPAARRINRISYDEMAEMASLGAKVLQLRAVDFSRKYGVRVHVRSTFSDEEGTWIKEGETVEEVKVRAITHTQDLVKIVLLGVPNIPGVAARIFKGLADQSVTVDMIIQSEGREDQNQKDFAFVISREDETKVRNVLENLGDDLPFQGIKFDDTMTRVSIVGAGIVSDPSIAFRMFRVLGEREINIDMISTSNLRISCLITRDKMEEAIEALHREFIGDEEVTLNEGI; translated from the coding sequence TTTATTGTCCAAAAATACGGCGGATCATCGGTTGCCGATATCGAAAAAATCCGTTTTGTCGCCTCGAAAATAAAAAAATATCATTGGAAGGGTCATCAACTGGTCGTGGTGGTCTCGGCCATGGGCAAAACCACCGATCAACTGCTCAGAATGGCGGCGAGTGTCCATCCCCGCCCTCCCGAAAGGGAATTGGACATGCTTCTGGCCACCGGAGAACAGATTTCGGTTTCCCTGCTTTCCATTGCCCTGGAGGCACTCGGGGTTCGCTCGATCTCACTCACCGGTGGACAGGCCGGGATCATCACTTCGGAATTCTATACCAAGGCAAAAATACTCCGTATTCATAATGATCGGATTATGAGCTACCTGCGGGAGAGACAGGTGGTGATTGTCGCTGGATTCCAGGGGAAAACGTCCAATGGGGATATCACCACACTGGGGCGTGGTGGTTCGGACACCACAGCCTGCGCGCTGGCTGCGGCATTGGGGGCGGATATTTGTGAAATATTTACTGATGTCAACGGGGTCTATACCGCTGACCCCCGGATTGTCCCCGCAGCCCGGAGAATCAACCGGATTTCCTATGACGAAATGGCGGAAATGGCCAGCTTGGGTGCTAAAGTACTTCAGTTGAGAGCGGTGGATTTCTCCCGGAAATACGGCGTTAGAGTCCATGTGCGCAGTACTTTCAGTGACGAGGAGGGAACCTGGATCAAGGAAGGTGAGACTGTGGAAGAGGTCAAAGTAAGGGCGATAACCCATACGCAAGACCTGGTGAAGATCGTGCTTTTAGGCGTACCCAATATTCCCGGTGTCGCTGCCAGGATTTTTAAAGGTTTGGCCGATCAATCGGTAACGGTGGATATGATCATCCAGAGCGAAGGACGGGAAGATCAGAATCAGAAGGATTTCGCTTTTGTGATTTCTCGGGAGGATGAAACCAAGGTTCGCAATGTACTGGAGAATCTGGGAGACGATCTTCCATTCCAGGGGATTAAATTCGATGATACCATGACCAGGGTGTCGATTGTGGGAGCCGGAATAGTCAGCGACCCCTCGATAGCTTTTCGCATGTTCCGGGTGCTGGGCGAGAGGGAAATCAATATCGACATGATCAGTACGTCCAATTTACGAATTTCCTGCTTGATTACCCGGGACAAAATGGAAGAGGCGATTGAGGCGCTGCACCGTGAATTCATTGGAGACGAAGAGGTGACCCTTAATGAAGGGATATAA
- a CDS encoding aspartate-semialdehyde dehydrogenase — protein MKGYNVAVAGVTGAVGQEMLKILAERVFPVRRLIPLASARSRYKTVRFLDEELPVGVLEEADFSGIDLALFSPGAAVSRKLAPQAAAQGCVVIDNSSAFRQEADIPLIVPEVNGQEISGYKNRYIIANPNCTTIVSVVPLKPLHDYGRIRRIVSSSYQSASGAGALAMRELEEQVACFASGKPMDVKQFPHQLAFNVIPHIDAFQDNFYTKEEMKMVWETRRLLNDQAIQVSATCVRVPVLRSHSVSLNIETERKITREKARELLTGFPGVVVRDDPVTNLYPMPIYAAGLDPCFVGRIREDISCPNGLNLWVVGDQLRKGAALNAVQIAELLINHW, from the coding sequence ATGAAGGGATATAATGTAGCCGTGGCCGGAGTCACCGGAGCGGTGGGGCAGGAAATGTTGAAGATACTTGCAGAGCGTGTCTTTCCGGTCAGACGGCTTATCCCGCTGGCTTCAGCCAGATCCCGGTACAAAACGGTTCGGTTTCTCGATGAAGAACTCCCGGTCGGGGTCCTGGAAGAGGCCGATTTTTCTGGTATCGATCTCGCCCTGTTCAGTCCCGGCGCTGCTGTCAGCCGGAAGCTCGCCCCTCAGGCCGCCGCCCAGGGATGCGTGGTGATCGACAACTCCTCGGCATTCCGGCAGGAAGCGGATATTCCCTTGATCGTTCCGGAAGTGAATGGTCAGGAGATTTCCGGATACAAAAACCGATACATTATCGCGAACCCGAACTGTACCACCATTGTTTCCGTCGTTCCTCTGAAACCCCTCCACGACTACGGCCGGATTCGCCGGATTGTCAGTTCCAGTTACCAGTCCGCCTCCGGAGCGGGTGCTCTGGCCATGCGGGAGTTGGAGGAGCAGGTCGCTTGTTTTGCGAGCGGCAAGCCGATGGATGTAAAACAGTTTCCTCATCAGCTCGCCTTCAACGTGATCCCCCATATCGATGCCTTTCAAGACAATTTCTACACCAAAGAAGAGATGAAGATGGTTTGGGAAACCCGCCGACTCCTGAATGACCAGGCGATTCAGGTTTCCGCAACCTGTGTCCGGGTTCCGGTCCTCCGATCCCATTCGGTGTCCTTGAATATCGAAACGGAACGGAAAATTACCCGGGAGAAGGCACGGGAGCTTCTTACGGGTTTTCCGGGAGTGGTGGTCCGGGACGATCCGGTCACCAATCTCTACCCTATGCCGATCTATGCTGCTGGGCTTGACCCCTGTTTTGTCGGACGCATTCGGGAAGATATTTCCTGTCCTAACGGACTCAACCTTTGGGTGGTGGGCGATCAGCTTCGCAAGGGAGCGGCCCTCAACGCCGTCCAGATTGCCGAACTCCTGATCAATCACTGGTAA